The following are from one region of the Carnobacterium gallinarum DSM 4847 genome:
- a CDS encoding lytic polysaccharide monooxygenase, with translation MKNRLVKLVLVVALLVGGLAAFSASASAHGYVSSPGSRAYKGSNLGGNLNTNVGQAQWEPQSIEAPKGTFITGKLASAGLAQFSLLDEQTATRWHKSNISNGPLSLTWTLTARHSTANWQYYMTKKGWNPNQPLDIKNFDLIGQVNDNGAIPSSSVTHNVTVPTDREGYNVILAVWTINDTTNAFYQAIDVNVVK, from the coding sequence ATGAAAAATCGTTTAGTAAAACTTGTTTTAGTTGTAGCATTGTTAGTTGGTGGGTTAGCTGCATTTTCAGCATCTGCCTCGGCACATGGATATGTTTCTTCACCAGGAAGTAGAGCTTATAAAGGTAGTAATTTAGGTGGAAATCTAAATACAAATGTTGGTCAAGCACAGTGGGAGCCTCAAAGTATTGAAGCACCTAAAGGCACGTTTATCACTGGAAAATTAGCAAGTGCAGGGTTAGCTCAGTTTTCTCTTTTAGACGAACAAACAGCAACTAGATGGCACAAATCAAACATTAGCAATGGTCCATTGTCATTAACTTGGACATTAACTGCTCGTCACAGTACAGCTAACTGGCAATATTACATGACAAAAAAAGGTTGGAACCCTAATCAACCATTAGATATCAAAAACTTTGACTTAATTGGACAAGTAAACGATAATGGCGCAATCCCATCAAGCAGTGTGACACATAATGTAACTGTTCCTACTGATCGTGAGGGCTACAATGTAATCTTAGCAGTTTGGACTATTAATGATACAACAAACGCATTCTATCAAGCAATTGATGTAAACGTTGTAAAATAG
- a CDS encoding PTS sugar transporter subunit IIA: protein MFGFFKKKEAKNEETTAPTTVVSLDGELFAPANGKVIAIGEVSDPVFGEKMMGDGYAVVPTDGKIHAPVKGKVTSIFPTKHAVGFIMDNGAEVLLHMGLDTVELNGAPFKISVKEGQTVTPETLVATVDLDALVTAGKDNAMVVVITNMDKVDTFSVTELGDAPAGKTVGSFKTKA from the coding sequence ATGTTTGGATTTTTTAAGAAAAAAGAAGCTAAAAATGAAGAAACGACAGCACCGACAACGGTTGTAAGCCTTGATGGTGAGCTATTTGCACCAGCAAACGGCAAAGTCATCGCAATTGGTGAAGTTTCAGATCCAGTATTTGGTGAAAAAATGATGGGTGATGGCTATGCCGTTGTTCCTACAGATGGAAAAATTCATGCACCTGTAAAAGGTAAAGTGACTAGTATTTTCCCAACAAAACATGCCGTTGGTTTTATAATGGACAATGGTGCGGAAGTCCTGTTACACATGGGATTAGATACAGTTGAATTAAACGGTGCGCCATTTAAGATTTCAGTTAAAGAAGGTCAAACTGTAACGCCTGAAACATTAGTGGCAACAGTTGATTTAGACGCATTAGTGACAGCAGGTAAAGACAATGCAATGGTTGTTGTGATTACGAATATGGATAAAGTTGATACTTTTTCTGTTACTGAGTTAGGTGATGCACCAGCTGGGAAAACAGTTGGATCATTCAAAACAAAAGCTTAA
- a CDS encoding MurR/RpiR family transcriptional regulator, with product MELEQLVNQHHDKLNENDLAIITYILENQQEVQTLNIIQLAQKCLTSKSSLLRLTQKLGFTGFSEFKYSLKKSKPQSTGSLDLLKLQMEDIESTLKLMQQTDLAPILSKIHQAERIFAYGTGWGQQNAVKELSRNLMSCEKYCLSIPAKTEFDLNMPIITKNDFVVIISLSGDTKELEQNIKSLNLRGVPILSITTFKNNYLASLTPYNLYYQVTPLRQAASTELISFITLNIVCDALYREYLGYLDTVREK from the coding sequence ATGGAATTAGAACAGCTAGTGAATCAGCATCATGATAAATTAAATGAAAACGATTTAGCTATTATAACTTATATTTTAGAAAATCAACAGGAAGTCCAGACTTTAAATATTATTCAGCTAGCTCAAAAATGTTTAACATCAAAATCTTCGTTATTGAGATTGACGCAAAAACTTGGCTTTACTGGCTTTAGTGAATTTAAATACAGTTTAAAAAAAAGTAAACCTCAATCAACAGGAAGTTTAGATCTATTAAAATTGCAAATGGAAGACATTGAAAGCACTCTGAAATTAATGCAGCAAACGGACTTAGCACCGATTCTTTCAAAAATACATCAAGCGGAACGGATTTTTGCTTATGGAACTGGTTGGGGACAACAAAATGCAGTGAAAGAATTAAGTCGTAATTTAATGAGTTGTGAAAAATATTGTTTATCTATTCCAGCGAAAACGGAATTTGATTTAAATATGCCGATTATTACAAAGAATGATTTTGTAGTGATTATTTCTTTAAGTGGTGATACGAAAGAATTAGAACAAAATATTAAATCTCTTAATTTACGTGGTGTTCCGATTTTATCGATTACGACATTTAAAAATAATTATTTAGCATCCTTAACACCGTATAATTTATATTATCAAGTGACTCCGTTGCGTCAAGCGGCTTCAACAGAATTAATCTCATTTATCACCTTAAATATTGTTTGTGATGCACTATACCGTGAATATTTAGGATATTTAGATACAGTCAGAGAAAAATAA